The following is a genomic window from Amycolatopsis sp. BJA-103.
GGCTGATCCAGCAAACGGCCAGGCTGATGATCGACTGGGCCGTCCGCGAGCGTGGGATGAACCGCGTCGAATGGCGCACCTTTCCGGCGAACGACCGGAGCATCGCCGTGGCGCGGCGGCTCGGGATGAAGCACGAAGGCACACTTCGCGAGGCGTTTCCCATGGACGGCGTCGGTCAGGACATCGAGGTGTGGTCGATCCTCGCCGCCGAGTGGCGGGCGGCGAACCCGCCCGCCACGTCCGGCTGAGCGAGCTCGCTCAGCGGCCGCCGGGAAGCACGCTCACTCGGCGGCCGCCGGCCTTTCCGGCCGGTGCTGCTCCAGCTGACGGGCGAACTCGCGCCAGGATTCGGCGCAGCTACGGGCGATGTCCGCCACCGCGACACTGCAGTGCTCGGGGATACCGTCGACCAGCCTGTCCCAGCCCTTCGTCCCGAGTACATGGACATCGAGCAACCGGAGCACGGTGCGTCCCGCTTCGGTGAACCGCAAGGACGGGTCCATGCGCAAGGCCTCCAAGGCCGCGACGGCGTCCTCGGCGAGCGAATCGGCCGTATACCCGTCACCGGCCTCGGAGGCCGCCTGGCCGCGATGCGGCGGAGCCGGGAACTTCTTGGCACGACGCTGCCGCAACGGAACCGGATCCTGACCACGCCGAAGCCGTTCGCGCACATCCCTCGCCGTGCTCACGGAGACGCCCGCGGACTGCGAGATCTGACGCAACGGAGCCTTCGGGTCACTGGCGATCAGGTCGCGTGCGCGGAGGCGGCCCTGTGCGGCGTTGAGCGGGCGGACGCGCCCGTCCAGGCCGACCCGCGTGTCCGGTTGCGGGACGTCCCCCGCCGAACGGGACCGGATGGCGGCCACGGTCTTGTGCGCGAGTCCCGTGGACTCGGCGATCGCGCGGTCCGACAGATGCGGATGGGAGCGGATGATCCGTGCCGCCGCGGACGCGCGATCGATGGGGGACAACGGCAGCCCGTGCGTGGAATTGAGCCGGACCGCCAGCAGGAACGCGTCCAGGTCGGTACCGTCGAAATACCGCACCGCGATCTGCTCTTCACCACGGAGCACGGCCGCCCGCAACCGGTGCATCCCGTCGATCACCCGCATCGTCACGCGATGCACGACGATCGGCGGCAAACTCGTGTCCAGCTCCGCCAGCTCACGCACATGCTCCACGTCTTCGCCACCGATCCTGGGCGAATCGGAGGGCAGCAGTGAGGCGATCGGCGCCATGACGACAGGGCCCCGATCATCTTCATGCCCGTATTCCCCGGCATCTCCGGTATTCACGTCCAAGACCTGTCCCCCGTCGAATCCCACGTTGGAAACGTCCGACCCGGATACCGCCCCCAAGACGGCATCTGACCTATGACTATCGTTTGACGCACCGAAAAGGAAATCGGTTGCCCTCGAAGGAAAAATTCCCCACCGGCGCGCGTTTCCCTTACATCCAACCAGATTCGTGTACTTCACCCTCCCACACCGGCCCCGGCACCACGCTCGGCTGCCCCCTCCTCTGCCCTTTCGTCGCCG
Proteins encoded in this region:
- a CDS encoding ParB/RepB/Spo0J family partition protein codes for the protein MAPIASLLPSDSPRIGGEDVEHVRELAELDTSLPPIVVHRVTMRVIDGMHRLRAAVLRGEEQIAVRYFDGTDLDAFLLAVRLNSTHGLPLSPIDRASAAARIIRSHPHLSDRAIAESTGLAHKTVAAIRSRSAGDVPQPDTRVGLDGRVRPLNAAQGRLRARDLIASDPKAPLRQISQSAGVSVSTARDVRERLRRGQDPVPLRQRRAKKFPAPPHRGQAASEAGDGYTADSLAEDAVAALEALRMDPSLRFTEAGRTVLRLLDVHVLGTKGWDRLVDGIPEHCSVAVADIARSCAESWREFARQLEQHRPERPAAAE